One genomic window of Nocardioides daphniae includes the following:
- the mftD gene encoding pre-mycofactocin synthase MftD (MftD, an enzyme found in the mycofactocin biosynthesis locus, performs an oxidative deamination of 3-amino-5-[(p-hydroxyphenyl)methyl]-4,4-dimethyl-2-pyrrolidinone (AHDP). The resulting compound, now called pre-mycofactocin (PMFT), is a biologically active redox cofactor that can oxidize the non-exchangeable NADH of TIGR03971 family SDR-type oxidoreductases.): MSNKPEWLKNPWKQNPWFESVAVAQERARKRLPAPVYGALVAGSERGQTVGDNQAAFAEIGMAPHVAGQQAERSTATRVLGHDVSLPVLISPTGVQAVHPDGEVAVARAAASRSTIMGLSNFASKSVEEVVATGATTFFQMYWTGNRDVVVQRMQRAQDAGAVGLIATLDWSFSMGRDWGSPEIPEKVDLATMVRMAPQVVTKPRWLWEFGRTGQIPDLTAPNLAPPGGEAPTFFGAYYEWMTTPPPSWDDVAWMREQWAQISGGKPFMLKGVCRVDDALMARDIGVDAISVSNHGGNNIDGTPAAIRVLKPICDHVGSDIEVVMDGGIRRGSDVVKAVALGARAVMIGRAYLWGLAANGEQGVGNVLDVLRSGIDSALMGLGVSSIHEVTPEHLLVPEGFHVAAGVPTGGSHVARKPEASQPVAVGG; encoded by the coding sequence ATGTCCAACAAGCCCGAGTGGCTGAAGAACCCGTGGAAGCAGAACCCGTGGTTCGAGTCCGTCGCCGTCGCCCAGGAGCGCGCCCGCAAGCGGCTGCCCGCCCCCGTCTACGGCGCCCTGGTCGCCGGCTCCGAGCGCGGCCAGACCGTCGGTGACAACCAGGCCGCCTTCGCCGAGATCGGCATGGCGCCCCACGTCGCCGGCCAGCAGGCCGAGCGCTCCACGGCGACGCGCGTGCTGGGCCACGACGTCTCGCTGCCCGTGCTGATCAGCCCCACCGGCGTCCAGGCCGTGCACCCCGACGGTGAGGTCGCCGTGGCTCGGGCCGCCGCCTCCCGCAGCACGATCATGGGGCTCTCCAACTTCGCCTCGAAGTCGGTCGAGGAGGTCGTCGCCACCGGCGCCACCACCTTCTTCCAGATGTACTGGACCGGCAACCGCGACGTCGTCGTGCAGCGGATGCAGCGCGCCCAGGACGCGGGCGCCGTCGGCCTGATCGCCACCCTCGACTGGTCCTTCTCGATGGGCCGCGACTGGGGCAGCCCCGAGATCCCCGAGAAGGTCGACCTCGCCACGATGGTGCGGATGGCGCCGCAGGTGGTCACGAAGCCGCGCTGGCTGTGGGAGTTCGGCCGGACCGGCCAGATCCCCGACCTCACCGCCCCCAACCTCGCCCCGCCCGGCGGGGAGGCGCCGACCTTCTTCGGCGCCTACTACGAGTGGATGACCACGCCGCCCCCGTCGTGGGACGACGTGGCCTGGATGCGCGAGCAGTGGGCGCAGATCAGCGGCGGCAAGCCCTTCATGCTCAAGGGCGTCTGCCGCGTCGACGACGCGCTGATGGCCCGTGACATCGGCGTCGACGCGATCTCGGTCTCCAACCACGGCGGCAACAACATCGACGGCACCCCGGCCGCGATCCGGGTGCTCAAGCCGATCTGCGACCACGTCGGCTCCGACATCGAGGTCGTCATGGACGGCGGCATCCGCCGCGGCTCCGACGTCGTGAAGGCGGTCGCCCTCGGCGCCCGCGCGGTGATGATCGGTCGCGCCTACCTCTGGGGCCTCGCGGCCAACGGCGAGCAGGGTGTCGGCAACGTGCTCGACGTGCTGCGCTCCGGCATCGACTCGGCCCTCATGGGCCTGGGCGTCTCCTCGATCCACGAGGTGACCCCCGAGCACCTGCTGGTGCCCGAGGGCTTCCACGTCGCGGCCGGCGTGCCGACGGGCGGGAGCCACGTGGCCCGGAAGCCGGAGGCCTCGCAGCCGGTCGCCGTCGGCGGCTGA
- the mftE gene encoding mycofactocin biosynthesis peptidyl-dipeptidase MftE — protein sequence MLSSATSPETASARLVLVPVGSTEQHGPHLPLETDTLIATAVARGLAERLGGTDSGVWVAPPVAYGSSGEHQSFPGTVSIGTEALRLVVVELVRSLRTWVPKVVLVNAHGGNLMALRAAVDQLVAEGHDVAWMACATEDVDLHAGRTETSLLLHLAPDLVRSELAEAGDCRPLGEILPALISGGVAAVSPNGVLGDPAGATADEGRAVLETMVADLAGRLTERLAEVAG from the coding sequence ATGCTCTCCAGTGCGACCTCGCCGGAGACGGCCAGCGCGAGGCTCGTCCTCGTGCCGGTCGGCTCCACCGAGCAGCACGGCCCCCACCTCCCGCTCGAGACCGACACCCTGATTGCGACCGCGGTCGCCCGGGGCCTGGCCGAGCGGCTGGGCGGCACGGACTCCGGCGTCTGGGTGGCGCCTCCCGTGGCCTACGGCTCCAGCGGCGAGCACCAGTCCTTCCCCGGCACTGTCTCGATTGGCACCGAGGCGCTGCGCCTGGTGGTGGTCGAGCTGGTGCGCTCGCTGCGTACGTGGGTGCCGAAGGTCGTGCTCGTCAACGCGCACGGCGGCAACCTGATGGCGTTGCGGGCGGCGGTCGACCAGCTGGTCGCCGAGGGCCACGACGTCGCCTGGATGGCCTGCGCGACCGAGGACGTCGACCTGCACGCCGGACGTACGGAGACCTCGTTGCTGCTGCACCTCGCCCCCGACCTCGTACGCAGCGAGCTCGCCGAAGCGGGCGACTGCCGGCCGCTGGGCGAGATCCTGCCCGCGCTGATCAGCGGGGGAGTGGCCGCCGTGTCGCCCAACGGCGTGCTCGGCGACCCGGCCGGCGCCACCGCGGACGAGGGGCGGGCGGTGCTCGAGACGATGGTCGCCGACCTGGCGGGACGCCTGACTGAACGCCTGGCCGAGGTGGCTGGATGA
- a CDS encoding mycofactocin-coupled SDR family oxidoreductase: MSRTALVTGAARGIGAATVARLVADGYRVMALDSCAGHPMATPEDLDTVVAAHGDRVLGRVVDVRDRAALHGAVDEVVATWGQLDAVVAAAGIIHGGQPLWETPDTVLQDLWDVVAKGVWNTAAAAVPAMLAGPDPRQCRFVAVASAAGTHGLFHLAAYNATKHAVVGIVKGLAADLAGTGMTASAVSPGSTDTPMLTATAALYDVPTDELVRHQLIRRVIDPSEVAEAIAFCASPAGGVVNGTVVHADGGFSA; this comes from the coding sequence ATGAGTCGCACGGCCCTGGTCACCGGCGCCGCCCGCGGGATCGGGGCGGCCACGGTCGCCCGCCTGGTCGCCGACGGCTACCGGGTGATGGCGCTCGACTCCTGCGCCGGCCACCCGATGGCCACCCCTGAGGACCTCGACACAGTGGTCGCGGCCCACGGCGACCGGGTGCTGGGGCGGGTGGTCGACGTCCGCGACCGCGCAGCGTTGCACGGAGCGGTCGACGAGGTCGTGGCGACCTGGGGCCAGCTCGACGCGGTGGTCGCCGCCGCCGGGATCATCCACGGCGGCCAGCCGCTGTGGGAGACCCCCGACACCGTGCTCCAGGACCTGTGGGACGTGGTCGCCAAGGGCGTCTGGAACACCGCGGCCGCCGCGGTGCCGGCGATGCTGGCCGGGCCTGACCCGCGGCAGTGCCGCTTCGTCGCCGTCGCCTCCGCGGCCGGCACCCACGGCCTCTTCCACCTGGCGGCCTACAACGCCACCAAGCACGCGGTGGTCGGCATCGTGAAGGGGTTGGCCGCCGACCTGGCCGGCACCGGGATGACTGCGAGCGCGGTCTCGCCCGGCTCGACCGACACCCCGATGCTCACGGCGACCGCGGCGCTCTACGACGTGCCGACCGACGAGCTGGTGCGCCACCAGCTGATCCGGCGGGTGATCGACCCGAGCGAGGTGGCCGAGGCCATCGCCTTCTGCGCCTCGCCCGCGGGAGGCGTGGTCAACGGCACCGTGGTGCACGCCGACGGAGGGTTCAGCGCGTGA
- a CDS encoding glycosyltransferase, translating to MPVLDRAEQLDRCLAALHPLPLVVVDDASHDPAAVAAVARRHGARLVALTTNLGPAGARNVGLAHVDTEAVAFVDSDVEATAHDLLTLARHLADPAVALVGPKVAGHARSGRPRWFERYDAAASSLSLGPRPYAVRPGAGVAWLPSACLVARTASLRDGFDASMRVGEDVDLVWRLVESGHRVRYEPAVAVRHDVRTSVRGWLGRKVLYGSGGASLAERHGGHVAPAVLSPGLAVAGAAVLLRRRWSAPVAAAALVHAGVTVAKVLPGDVRRRDRAGVGAVLAARGLGWAVRQESALLLRHWWPLTALALPVPAVRRAVATALVVDTLVALGETLDDDLDLPALVGGGVSTTAPTAWGCGWERCGPGRPRR from the coding sequence GTGCCGGTCCTTGACCGCGCCGAGCAGCTCGACCGCTGCCTGGCCGCCCTGCACCCGTTGCCGCTCGTCGTGGTCGACGACGCCTCCCACGACCCGGCCGCCGTCGCCGCGGTCGCTCGGCGCCACGGCGCCCGGCTCGTCGCGCTCACCACCAACCTCGGCCCGGCCGGGGCCCGCAACGTCGGCCTCGCCCACGTCGACACCGAGGCCGTCGCCTTCGTCGACTCCGACGTGGAGGCCACCGCCCACGACCTGCTCACCCTCGCCCGCCACCTCGCCGACCCGGCGGTCGCCCTGGTCGGGCCGAAGGTCGCCGGCCACGCGCGCAGCGGCCGCCCGCGGTGGTTCGAGCGCTACGACGCGGCGGCCTCCTCGCTGAGCCTCGGGCCGCGGCCCTACGCCGTACGCCCAGGCGCCGGCGTCGCCTGGCTGCCGAGCGCCTGCCTGGTCGCGCGGACCGCCAGCCTCCGCGACGGCTTCGACGCCTCGATGCGGGTGGGGGAGGACGTCGACCTCGTCTGGCGGCTCGTCGAGTCCGGCCACCGGGTGCGCTACGAGCCCGCGGTGGCGGTGCGTCACGACGTACGCACGTCGGTGCGCGGGTGGTTGGGGCGCAAGGTGCTCTACGGGTCGGGCGGCGCGAGCCTGGCCGAGCGGCACGGGGGCCACGTCGCACCGGCCGTGCTCTCGCCGGGGCTGGCCGTGGCCGGCGCCGCGGTGCTGCTCCGGCGTCGCTGGTCAGCGCCGGTGGCGGCAGCCGCGCTGGTGCACGCCGGCGTCACGGTCGCGAAGGTGCTGCCCGGCGACGTACGCCGTCGGGACCGCGCTGGCGTCGGTGCCGTGCTCGCCGCCCGCGGCCTGGGCTGGGCCGTACGCCAGGAGTCGGCGCTGCTGCTGCGGCACTGGTGGCCGCTCACTGCGTTGGCCCTGCCTGTGCCCGCCGTGCGACGCGCCGTCGCGACGGCCCTGGTCGTCGACACCCTGGTCGCCCTCGGCGAGACCCTCGATGATGACCTCGACCTGCCGGCCCTGGTGGGGGGCGGCGTCTCGACGACGGCGCCTACGGCTTGGGGCTGTGGCTGGGAGCGCTGCGGGCCCGGTCGACCGCGGCGCTGA
- a CDS encoding alpha/beta hydrolase gives MALDEATTAFLTEAAKAGGPGLHEMSPQQAREMNAGLDGLFGAGPDLESVHDVEIEGKDGAFPARVFRPEGARGVFVYLHGGGWVVGTLSGFDTLCRQLADRTGMTVVLVEYRKAPEHRFPTALEDGWAALEWVDARRGELADGGELVVGGDSAGGNLAAALTQRVARDGGPQIDFQVLVYPVTDADFATDSYLDPQNATMLNREAMEMFWDHYVPDRDQRTDPGAAPLHGDVDGVPPALVLLAEHDVLRSEGAAYAEKLRAAGVEVTEHVVPGQMHGFFTFPNVLPGPRRGWTWWPRRSPGARARSAGHRRPGRRGLSAAVDRARSAPSHSPKP, from the coding sequence ATGGCACTCGACGAAGCGACGACCGCGTTCCTGACCGAGGCGGCCAAGGCCGGAGGCCCGGGACTGCACGAGATGTCGCCGCAGCAGGCCCGCGAGATGAACGCCGGCCTCGACGGCCTCTTCGGCGCCGGGCCCGACCTCGAGTCGGTCCACGACGTCGAGATCGAGGGCAAGGACGGCGCCTTCCCGGCCCGCGTCTTCCGCCCCGAGGGCGCCCGCGGCGTCTTCGTCTACCTGCACGGCGGCGGCTGGGTGGTGGGCACGCTCAGCGGCTTCGACACCCTGTGCCGCCAGCTCGCCGACCGCACCGGGATGACCGTCGTGCTGGTCGAGTACCGCAAGGCGCCCGAGCACCGCTTCCCCACCGCGCTCGAGGACGGCTGGGCGGCCCTGGAGTGGGTCGACGCCCGACGCGGCGAGCTGGCCGACGGCGGCGAGCTCGTCGTCGGGGGCGACTCAGCCGGCGGCAACCTGGCCGCCGCACTGACGCAGCGCGTCGCCCGCGACGGCGGCCCGCAGATCGACTTCCAGGTGCTGGTCTACCCGGTCACCGACGCCGACTTCGCCACCGACTCCTACCTCGACCCGCAGAACGCCACCATGCTCAACCGCGAGGCGATGGAGATGTTCTGGGACCACTACGTGCCCGACCGCGACCAGCGCACCGACCCCGGCGCGGCGCCCCTGCACGGGGACGTGGACGGCGTACCGCCGGCGCTCGTGCTGCTCGCCGAGCACGACGTGCTGCGGTCGGAGGGGGCTGCGTACGCCGAGAAGCTGCGCGCCGCCGGGGTCGAGGTCACCGAGCACGTCGTCCCCGGCCAGATGCACGGCTTCTTCACCTTCCCCAACGTGCTGCCCGGGCCGCGCAGGGGATGGACCTGGTGGCCGAGGCGCTCGCCCGGCGCCAGGGCTAGGTCAGCAGGTCACCGGCGGCCCGGTCGCCGCGGCCTCAGCGCCGCGGTCGACCGGGCCCGCAGCGCTCCCAGCCACAGCCCCAAGCCGTAG
- a CDS encoding flavin-containing monooxygenase has translation MTGSPSASSRAPRRSRGTWYWNRYPGARCDVESVDYSYSWDDELQQEWDWTEKYPAQGDILAYLKHVADRFDLRKDIDFETTVAGAEWDAESARWTARTEDGRTYVAQYLLMAVGCLSVPKEVDLPGADRFSGQVLRTWNWPEDADLTGRSVCVVGTGSTGAQVVPALAEVVGDLTVVQRTPNFVIPTRNRPLADGELEAVKAEYPARRQRNASHPAGVFRSDNPKTAFEVDEGERHATFQERWEGGGINFLGSFSDLMFDQAANDAVCAFVHEKIEEIVDDPKVAELLKPDSYPLGAKRPVIATDYYETFNRDNVHLVDVRENPLESFTETGLALANGDQHEFDTLVLATGFDSFTGAFTKMDVRGRDGLQLREVWQAEGPKTSLGLSSDGFPNLLIVANAGSPSVLANMVAAIEQHVAWIADLLTHMRERGLRTIEAEPQAQEKWVAHVEEVANMTLWPNGDSGSWYRGANIAGKPQIFMPYAAGVVEYGNALQESVDNDYAGFVLA, from the coding sequence GTGACGGGTTCTCCGTCCGCGTCGTCGAGAGCGCCCCGGAGGTCGCGCGGCACCTGGTACTGGAACCGGTACCCGGGCGCCCGGTGCGACGTCGAGAGCGTCGACTACTCCTACAGCTGGGACGACGAGCTCCAGCAGGAGTGGGACTGGACGGAGAAGTACCCGGCCCAGGGCGACATCCTCGCCTACCTCAAGCACGTCGCCGACCGCTTCGACCTGCGCAAGGACATCGACTTCGAGACCACCGTCGCCGGCGCGGAGTGGGACGCGGAGTCGGCGCGGTGGACCGCCCGCACGGAGGACGGGCGGACGTACGTCGCGCAGTACCTGCTGATGGCAGTGGGCTGCCTGTCGGTGCCGAAGGAGGTGGACCTGCCCGGCGCGGACCGCTTCTCCGGACAGGTGCTGCGCACCTGGAACTGGCCCGAGGACGCCGACCTCACCGGACGCAGCGTCTGCGTGGTGGGCACCGGCTCGACCGGTGCGCAGGTGGTGCCGGCGCTGGCCGAGGTGGTCGGTGACCTCACCGTGGTCCAGCGGACCCCCAACTTCGTCATCCCCACCCGCAACCGCCCGCTCGCCGACGGCGAGCTGGAGGCCGTCAAGGCGGAGTACCCCGCGCGCCGCCAGCGCAACGCCAGCCACCCGGCCGGCGTCTTCCGCTCCGACAACCCCAAGACCGCCTTCGAGGTCGACGAGGGCGAGCGCCACGCCACCTTCCAGGAGCGCTGGGAGGGCGGCGGGATCAACTTCCTCGGCTCCTTCTCCGACCTCATGTTCGACCAGGCCGCCAACGACGCGGTCTGCGCCTTCGTGCACGAGAAGATCGAGGAGATCGTCGACGACCCCAAGGTCGCCGAGCTGCTCAAGCCCGACTCGTACCCGCTGGGTGCCAAGCGTCCGGTCATCGCCACGGACTACTACGAGACGTTCAACCGCGACAACGTCCACCTCGTCGACGTGCGTGAGAACCCGCTCGAGTCCTTCACCGAGACCGGGCTGGCCCTGGCCAACGGCGACCAGCACGAGTTCGACACCCTCGTCCTGGCGACCGGCTTCGACTCCTTCACCGGTGCCTTCACCAAGATGGACGTGCGGGGCCGCGACGGCCTGCAGCTGCGTGAGGTCTGGCAGGCCGAGGGGCCCAAGACCTCGCTGGGGCTGTCGTCGGACGGCTTCCCCAACCTGCTCATCGTCGCCAACGCGGGCAGCCCGTCGGTGCTGGCCAACATGGTCGCCGCCATCGAGCAGCACGTGGCCTGGATCGCCGACCTGCTCACCCACATGCGCGAGCGCGGCCTGCGCACCATCGAGGCCGAGCCGCAGGCCCAGGAGAAGTGGGTGGCCCACGTGGAGGAGGTCGCCAACATGACGCTGTGGCCCAACGGCGACTCCGGCTCCTGGTACCGCGGCGCCAACATCGCCGGCAAGCCGCAGATCTTCATGCCGTACGCCGCCGGTGTCGTCGAGTACGGCAATGCACTGCAGGAATCAGTCGACAACGACTACGCGGGCTTCGTGCTCGCCTGA
- a CDS encoding EthD family reductase gives MVVTYNQPQDTVAFLDHYRSSHAVKASRMPGLQNYTWGVVEPLDGSESDTYLVAQLSFESKEQLLAAMASPEGMEASADMGELPHDGFAMHTYADA, from the coding sequence ATGGTCGTCACCTACAACCAGCCCCAGGACACCGTCGCGTTCCTGGACCACTACCGCAGCTCGCACGCCGTGAAGGCGAGCCGGATGCCCGGCCTGCAGAACTACACGTGGGGCGTCGTCGAGCCGCTCGACGGCTCGGAGTCCGACACCTACCTGGTCGCGCAGCTCTCCTTCGAGAGCAAGGAGCAGCTGCTCGCCGCGATGGCCTCACCCGAGGGGATGGAGGCCAGTGCCGACATGGGGGAGCTGCCGCACGACGGCTTCGCGATGCACACGTACGCCGACGCCTAG
- a CDS encoding crotonase/enoyl-CoA hydratase family protein encodes MSAAGASPELKVTERGRVLVMEMDRPEARNAMSLQMAHEIADALDLLDSRPDLSVGVITGANQTFCAGMDLKGFARGERPVVESRGFAGLVQQPPRKPLIAAVEGYALAGGFEIVLACDLVVASSAAKFGLPEVKRGLTAAAGGLMRLQRRIPYHLAMELVLTGEMWPAPAAAEVHLVNRLAEPGRALEVALELADQVAANAPLALAASKQVLVRSQDWEIDEMFERQHEFVQPVRESADAKEGALAFVEKREPRWTGA; translated from the coding sequence ATGAGCGCCGCGGGAGCCAGCCCCGAGCTGAAGGTCACCGAGCGCGGCCGTGTGCTGGTCATGGAGATGGACCGTCCCGAGGCCCGCAACGCGATGTCGCTGCAGATGGCTCACGAGATCGCCGACGCCCTCGACCTGCTCGACAGCCGCCCGGACCTCAGCGTCGGCGTCATCACCGGCGCCAACCAGACCTTCTGCGCCGGGATGGACCTCAAGGGGTTCGCCCGGGGCGAGCGTCCGGTCGTGGAGAGCCGCGGCTTCGCGGGCCTGGTCCAGCAGCCGCCCCGCAAGCCGCTGATCGCCGCGGTCGAGGGCTACGCCCTGGCTGGCGGATTCGAGATCGTCCTGGCCTGCGACCTGGTGGTCGCGTCGAGCGCCGCCAAGTTCGGGCTGCCCGAGGTGAAGCGTGGGCTGACCGCCGCGGCCGGCGGGCTGATGCGGCTCCAGCGCCGGATCCCCTACCACCTGGCGATGGAGCTGGTGCTGACCGGCGAGATGTGGCCGGCGCCCGCAGCGGCGGAGGTCCACCTGGTCAACCGCCTGGCCGAGCCGGGTCGCGCGCTGGAGGTCGCCCTCGAGCTGGCCGACCAGGTCGCGGCCAACGCACCCCTGGCCCTGGCCGCGTCGAAGCAGGTCCTGGTCCGCTCCCAGGACTGGGAGATCGACGAGATGTTCGAGCGCCAGCACGAGTTCGTGCAGCCGGTCCGCGAGTCCGCGGACGCCAAGGAGGGCGCGCTCGCCTTCGTGGAGAAGCGCGAGCCCCGCTGGACCGGCGCCTGA